The genomic region ACTCGCGGCGTCGGTACGCCGGACTGGTCGCCGCCGGCCCGCGCCAGGCTGACGCCGTTCACGGCGCCGGCGAGCAGTCCGAGCGTGGCAACCCCGGCGGCGAACATCACGAACCGCTGCCGGGTCCGGATGCGCTTTGCCGTGGCGAACACCCTGGCTGGGCCGTTAGCGACCGGCGGTTCGTCCGTCTCGATCGCGGAGCGGAGCGCCTCGCGCATGTCATTGAGCTGCATCACTCAAAACCTCCTCGCTGAGCATCAGTTCTTGCGGGACTTCTGCCAGCACGGGACGCAGAGCGGCAAGAGCCTTGGCGCACTGGCTCTTCACGGTGCCCTCACTCACGCCGAGCGCTTCGGCGGTCTCCTCTACGCTGCGGTCCTCCCAGTACCGCAGGACGACTGCGGCGCGTTGGCGGGGTGGCAGGGTTCGGAGCGCGGCGAGCACGGTGAGCGCCTCCACGCGGTCGCCTGCCGGAGCAGGCAGGTCCGCCAGGTCAGACCCCAACCGTTCGCGTCGTCGCGAACCCCGTTGGTTGTCGTCGAGATACACCCGCAGCAGCACACGGCGGGAGTAGGCATCCAGGCTGTCGATCCGCCGACGACGCGCCGCCACGACCATCCGAGCGAGGGCCGTTTGGACCAGGTCCTCGGCCCGATGCCAGTCACCGCACAGCAGGTACGCGGTGCGACGCAGGTGCAGATACCGGGACTCGACGAACCTGTGCAGGTCGGCTTCGATGTCAGGCTTCATGGGCAACACCCCTCGTTGGCTGCCACTGTCACCCGTCCTAGACCGGTGCGGCGGCGCGGGAGGTTGCCGGCGATTCCTCGGATCGCGGCGAGCGGCCACGGGTGAATCGACATCATCGGTAATGTCCGGACATCAGCCGGAAGTGCACCTTTGAACAGGGCGCGGTGGCGGGTCACGCAGAGGGGAAGGGCCGTGGGCGAACCACAGCAGCCGGGTACGCCGGGATCGCGAGCGGCTTCACGCTCGTTGCGGCCCCGTCGTCCACTTCCCGCCGAGACGGTGAGACTCGCGGTGGTCGTCGCCGCGTTCGGGGTGGTCTTCGGTGACATCGGCACCAGTCCGATTTACACCCTCCAGACCGTGTTCAACCCGGGCGACCCGCACCCCGTGCCGGTCAGCGCCGAGAATGTGTTCGGGGTGGTGTCCCTGGTGTTCTGGTCGGTGATGGTCATCGTCACCGTCACGTACGTGCTGCTCGCCATGCGCGCGGACAACCAGGGCGAAGGCGGCGTCATGGCGCTCATCACGCTGCTGCGGCGAATGACCGCCGAGCGTGGTCA from Micromonospora sp. WMMD812 harbors:
- a CDS encoding SigE family RNA polymerase sigma factor translates to MKPDIEADLHRFVESRYLHLRRTAYLLCGDWHRAEDLVQTALARMVVAARRRRIDSLDAYSRRVLLRVYLDDNQRGSRRRERLGSDLADLPAPAGDRVEALTVLAALRTLPPRQRAAVVLRYWEDRSVEETAEALGVSEGTVKSQCAKALAALRPVLAEVPQELMLSEEVLSDAAQ